ggtcaaatagaggtggcggtcaaatagaggtggcggtcaaatagaggtggcggtcaaatagaggtggcggtcaaatagaggtggcggtcaaatagaggtggcggtcaaatagaggtggcggtcaaatagaggtggcggtcaaatagaggtggcggtcaaatagaggtggcggtcaaatagaggtggcggtcaaatagaggtggcggtcaaatagaggtggcggtcaaatacacgtaaaagtggcattcaattggAGGTTTGGAAGCATTCTAAGATTATTAACCTCTATATAACTTaaatctacatacatgtatatctaattGAGGTGAAAGTTTAAAGAGCGATTTCTGCCCTCAACAAAGCAAAGGCGAACATCGCATTTAGTGCGTATAGTCGTTGTGAAATTTGACTTTAAATCACAATATCTGCACCATCCACGCTGTTCTAGTTTAGCTTCCATATTTGGccataatttaataataatcttCCATACTTTGTCAGCTTTCTTATCCTCTTCAGCAATCTCTAAATTGTTCACAAGAATTAGTTTTGTCAAAATGTCTCTCAACCCATTACCCATTAACGAGCTGTAAGCAGACTGTAAGCAGTCTCAGTATCCCAACACTGTTTTACCCTTGACATCCTCACTAAAACCATATGAAAGAACATGCCTATAACCTTTTCAATCTCCTTTTTATTGGTTTGAATTGATTTCCTGGTAAAAACAATTCAAACCAACAAAACGAAATCAGTGAAATTGATTTCATGGCGAAATGTGATGGTTTGATGATGCTGTCATCACTGAAGCTATCAACATCATTCAAATTGCAATCTATAGCATTCAAGACATTAATCACGAGATGCGGTCTTGAGGTGGATGCCATTATTAGATAACTAAAAAATACAGTATTTtacagaaataatttatattgatgtattgatgataataataataaaacatgaccAACAGGTTACAAACTGATAGGAAAGCAAAAGCAACCAAGTGAAACAGCTGAACACTCAAAAtgaaatatgtcaaaatatgtcaATTTGACAAGCTGTATTACATTAGTTTTCCCTCAATGCTACTATTGCTGGTACTACTAGaaatataatgaaaaattttattgaatgaaAAGAAATGAGTGGTTTTTAAACAAATAGGTGACAAGTATTAAAAGGGATGTATGATACTCTCAATATATACAAGATACTTACGAAGTGAATCGATGCATTGTTCTATATTTCAGTttctttttctatattttagcctcaaaattaAGTAGTTTCTCAccttttatagtcataaattcAGCAAACAAGAGACATCAGTGTTGCACTGAACTCTttattagtaatagtagtattcaTTTTTCAAATATGGCTGTTTTGAAGTCACATGATTTGAGTAACCAATGAAAGTTCAGATTCTCTGCGTAGCACAGATGCAATGTTGGGCTTTAACGTAAACATTAATTATATTCATGCTAAATCTAAAGTAATACCTGACTTCATAATCTATGTAGTGCATATGCTACATGGGGCCTCACAGGGTTAGTCTAGCTCCACATCTGTATTGCAATTTCTACCTATCATCCTTCCACCGTATTGCCACAGCAACACTTCCACCCGCTTTTCTTTAAGCAATAAAGTAAGTGTTAGCTTATTACCTAATAAAAACCTATTTTCATACATTATCCCACtttattgtaatttatttatatataatttagttttgtacatatttttacCTAATGTTACCATAGCTTCACCATAGTATTACTGTTTTACATAGAGTTACCATAGCTTCACCATAGTATTACTGTTTTACATAGAGTTACCATAGCTTCACCATAGTATTACTGTTTTACATAGAGTTACCATAGCTTCACCATAGTATTACTGTTTTACATAGAGTTACCACAGCTTCACCATAGTATTACTGTTTTACATAGAGTTACCATAGCTTCACCATAGTATTACTGTTTTACATAGAGTTACCATAGCTTCACCATAGTATTACTGTTTTACATGGAGTTACTATAGCTATAGTTTTTTCAGTTGAGCAATCGATCAAATGAACTACATGGTACTCGTATGGAAATACTCACTTCAACATCTGTTGATTATGACATAACATACAACTAAATTACGGAAACGAATCAACTCTGcgtgttgaggtttgactgtgcaAGTGAACAGtcataaaatagttaaaatgtttaactCACTTCATCATGTCCGCTATGGGGTCAGACGTCTCCTCCAGCTACAACACACAAGAGCCAATCTATTAAAAGTTACTCAACACGTACGAAAGTCCAAGACTATCAGTCTACCATAAACATGACAATAGTTATAGGGAAAATGTTTACCATTTTCAGAGCATCTGCCAGCTCATAATACACCATCAACTTTATCACCATCTTTGTATCATCGATAGTTCGCACTTCATTTACTTTATCTGAGAAGTGCTCGGGCATCATTGGGAGTTGTGTGATCTTACGCGCAGCTCTGATCATATGATCTGCCTCTGCCTGGTCTGGGCCATGCCATTCAAATGTGTGAATCCTAAGAAAGAAAGGTTCATAGTACATATTGGTGGTTGTCACTCCATAGCATTACAGCAGTTCTACGTACTTTACTAGTGCACTGAATCTTAACAAAGAGTTGAGACAGGAAGAGAACAAAGGTTCCAAAAGGAATGATGGCATCTATGTTCATGTTATCTTGGACCATAATCTACTATTGACTGGCTAAAAATGCCTGCTTCAACTACTCTAAGATTAGTCATCGTGATAATCTcactttttaaactttgtctTTCTTTATTTAATGGAAAAAGACTTTATAATCTCTTAAATCAAACAGGAGGAGGGATTTGGCCACATCCTACAAATGGCAATTACTAGGAAAACTAAATCTGTGTGCAGAAATAATTTAGAAAAGAGATATTCGTGCGAATTTATGACACCAGTAAACAGAAGAGTGAGCTTCAGCAACATCATGAGAATACAACTCCTCATAACATCGGTGATTACTGGTAattatcaacaaaatgatgttttccGTTACTTGTcaaaaaaacaattacaaaacaGAAATCATGAAGTATTGAGTTAGTTGAACAGacgtgttttaaaaattgttaatctaatagtattacGGAGGAGTCGAGATAATGAATTTAAGGTTGTAATAACAGAAAGTTCACAAACTAAAACATACAATGGTGGAAGTAGCATGTTGGTGTTATGGAATATCAGCACTAACATCAAAAACtgtcaaacaaaaaaatgtgtGTTGCGTAATTTATAAGAAACCTATGTTATGGTCATGTGGAATGAGACACTGAGATTACGTACACTGAGATTACGTACACTGACATTACGTACACCGAGATTACGTAGGAAGTATCAATGGTGATATGCAAATAATGCCTTATGCAGAAACGCTAAGCAGTAGTTCACTAGCAAAGCAATAATCAGGTATTGATAAGATAACAGTGAGCAAGGAtaaatctatatttctcaaagtttgttgtatgtaggtttgtaggattgattgtccgactatagatcttaaaatcttggaataaatattctgtaccaaaggagatttgatctcagaccctgccattcaccagtctgacgccttacccactagactacagataTCGAATTTCGAGCTTACCAATATGAATCATTATATGaaagcaaatacctaactgctttgagTATGAcgtgggtcatagcataacatcacgagaagctgttcgctcacattattaaactggctaatagcaagcaactctcactacttctcattgtttataagacaaaacacttttttcatgatatgtagtttgaaagttagaatggcaaatgttgttacatgttaaatacaaatcaattttctgtccaaagacttttctattacccgggcaaggctgggtagcacagctagtaataacatatttaatattCAATATGTTATTCATACtaattatataatcaatatGCGAGATAGCCCATGTTAAACTGAGGGTCATAATATATGcagaaaaaataattattaaagtgATGCTAACAGAACAAgcaattaattaaattaattttaccTCAATTATTAGTCAACAATTATTTAAGGTCAAGCCTACACCTGCTCCGATCTCATCTATTAGCGTAGCATGGTAAAGGAAAGGCTCACCATTCATTCGCAGTGGGTATAAACACTGTTGGACCTTCAACTATTCGTCTGATGACCTCATTCTCATTCTTCCTGTACACGACGATCACATGATTGCTTGCGATCCTGATAGCGTCCTTCACCTCCAACGCAGCCAGCTCCAATGGATTTAGAAACATCTCACAAGGTCTGTGTAATCAAATGTAGAAATAAGGAGTTGTAAACGCTAAGGGCTGGGTGGCCAAACCCAGAGGTGAAAGTTAAGAGACCGAAAGTTATAATACACAATTTACAAAGTATTGCCTAAAAATCCTTTTTAACATTTTCTCGTGACAGGAACACAGGTAAGTCTAGACAACTACTTAACAGCTTACACAGATGTGGTAGGACTTACCCTGGAACATGTGTCACATTTCCAACTGTGTCTTTCAGCTCAAGATACTCATACTGAGAAGCAGTTTTCCTTTCTAACATTACAAGATGGTCTCGGAATATAAAGACCTGTATAAATTACAAGATATCCAAacattactgttactattacggttactattattgttactattaccGTTACTATTACCGTTACTATTACCGTTACTATTACCGTTACTATTACCGTTACTATTACCGTTACTATTACCGttactattaatattactattactgttactattactgttactattactgttactattactgttactattactgttactattactgttactattactgttactattactgttactattactgttactattactgttactattactgttcttattactgttactattactgttactattactgctactattactgttactattactgttcttattactgttactattactattactgttcttattactgttactattactgttactattactgttactattactgttactattaccATTACCATTGTAGCACTAAAACGTCCTAGAAAAATGTAGCAATATACAGTCACACCTCCACATACGTATAAGTGCCTAAACATACAAGTGCACTAACATAAGATAAAAATCGAGATATGAGCAGAATTCCGAGCAAGTTACTGCTTTGAAATACAAGaaacctttgagatacgagcctaTGAGCCAGTTCTTGATGGCCATTAAATAGCCAAGTATGCGAGATTGGTCGGTCGTTTTCAGAGCATAAGTTTGAAAAACGTTTAAATAAGGTTAGCTAAAAGTTATATTGAAAGCAAGAAAAACAGCGTCAAGCcggaaacagataataaaaaattaagacgatgacaaaattaaagttatgtaaaagattaaaacttagcttcaagtgtgtgtttagtgagctaaactCGTTAAAATGACATTAGACACTACTTCTGTCTCCAAGGTAAGAGCTCCATAACGTACAGCGCATAGTGATTTTACgatttattgcagatcataaccactaaataggtaatTGTTTCGCGAGTTTGTAagcgtaggtactgaattacaacaactaaaaacatgtttttccatcgtaatatcCTTTTCATAATATGgcaacagattaatttgtatttagttactttATACAGGAAATATTGCATTGACATACGAGCAAATTGACATAAGAgcaaattgacatacgagcaaattgacatacgagcaaattgacatacatatacatgtataagcaaattgacatacgagcaaattgacatacgagcaaattgacatacgagcaaattgacatatgagctcagtcccCTATGCATTAAGCTCAAATGTTGAGGTATAATAGTAATTGGCTAATGCTTAGCTTGAGTAATCTCATAAGGATACTTGCCCGCTGTGGACCCTTTAACAACGTCCCTTGCCCTAAATAATTATATAGAACCGCTTGTTCACCTTCTCGGACCGTTTTAAACTTCATGGTGAGTTCGACTACAAaagatacatatattttatttacacaGTATGTAAATTGGTGTTCATAGAATCGCTGTAATTAAAAACTATGATTGGCTGAACTCTCCAACTGAAGGATGGCAAGTTTTACAGCGAAAATagcttaaaaatatattatgaagcatTCAATCCATTTAATGAACATATAAAACAGCacaaaaacatatataaaacaCCCGACACAGTACAAAAGAAAACAttgatataaaaattaaaatgtctGGTTTTAGAAGAAACTACAAATTTATCCATAATTCCTATGAAGTCTTTCTGAAAAATGTAAGGCTCTTTGATAGTGTTTTCAATATAATTACTTCATACtgcttgaatttttttaatcatCATGGATCTTTCTATTCATAGTGATACTTGGGGCTACTTATTTCACTTGGTTCCGAGGGTTGCTATACTGCAAGAATATTGTTTTGTGGGTTAAAAAAGAATGACTATTCGGAGTAGCTTGGTCAGTATCAGCAAGCATTAGTAACAGTAACTTTGTAGCTGGTGAGTTAATTTGTCACTAATAGCTTTGCAATATAGTATTAGTATTGTAGTCTACACTGTAATAACATTTTGCAGTTTGTTTCAATACCTTTACCTTTTACCTTTACCCAATACCTCGTTTCAATCTGTGTTTgttaaacacaaaaaatattttgatatcatcTTATTGTAACACTCTCATAAACTGTGCAATTCCTATTTcctttcttttcattatttgcactattttactgaataagGATTAATTATCAAAAAAATATCCCGACCTGCAAGCAATTGTTTACGACTTATAAAGTCTGTAGTAGTCCAGCATGTCTCATGATAAGTATTGGCTGTGCAATTAATGATACTTTCTTACAGGATCTAAAACTTGAAAGCTGAAAACTGTGTGCATTGTCAGTTTGGATGCTAAGAGGTATCTCCAGTCTCGCAAATGATTTATTCAAGTTTTCATATCTTTCCCTGCCAATTCCTTTATTGGACACCAACGGCTCTATATAGTAGGTGCATTCTGCTATCACAAGATCACATTACATCACATTAAAAGATAACTACCAGCATTATAAGATTTCTGTTCTATTAAGTAATTACAACAGGTAACTTGATGAGAAGATTCCTTCCTAAgctattatttttttgttttcccccttaaaataataaacatatttagaGCCGCTTTGCTTTTTTAGTTTCAAATACACACAGAGCTTTTTGGCTATAGGGACACTCTGTTTTGTCATTAAATTGGCTGGCTGCAAACACTCCCAGCACCTAtgtttttcaaaatgctgaTTAATTTGAGATTAATTACAGCAGTGTTGGTGTGGTGATGGAGTTACTTGTGCTTGGaacaatttttttctgtaaCATTCAATATTCAAGCGTGCAACATTACTCTGTCATATGTAAAACATCAAATTAGCGTAACCACACCACTGTACGTAATTGTGTTGAAAGcttattattagtttttctaTCGCACATTTTATCGGTGATCTCATGAATTTGAGCTGCCTTCAACCGCAACATACAAAGTCCCTCAAACCTTTGACATACTTTGTCATACACACTCTTCTGTGCATCTGCTTTCCAGTGTAAGAGTCATAGTTTTTTACCCTTTATTTCCTCTAGCACCTATGGTTCTCAACAGCGATATGAATTAAGCTACATCCAGGACATCGCATATCTCAGTGCTCACTAAAAATGACTGCAATGTTTCTTCTGAAATCATATACCTATTCAAAAACTTATTACTATTCTTTAAAtccttaaaatattttaggagCTAGAAGCTGCTTACAGCTGATTATGCAACAAGTTAACGCCAACATTGCAGCACACATGGATGGCTTTGAGAACACCTAAATCAAGAATCACCTTTAATTTTACTCTGAGTAACTCTACAATCCTTATGCCTATCTTGCCTCAATAAACCTTAAGTCTCTTTACTGGGTTTTTAAATGTAACCTTCAGGTCATGCAGATTACTCATTTACCAATATTTTTTGGGGAACTATTGGAGTACCCTTTATTTCATGATGCAGTTCTCTTACATATATTATGTGTGTAGAAGCTGCTATTTCAtgatatttctttattttttcaaaaaataatttcaaattacACAAAGTCGAAGCAACAATAGTATCTGCTGTACATGAAGTATATTTAGCATGAATGACTGTAGTAGCCAATTGTAATAGGTTTAGCATAAGAAATTCTTTTCATTGAAAATTTATAACCTACTGTTATGAATACTTCTTCTAGCAatgacaatatataaaactttaacTGAGATACAAAATAAGAATTTTTACTTATTTGATGGTTGTAAAGCAAATGCGATTTGTATAAGAGCTCATCAACTTAGCTGCAATACTGTGTAGAAACATTTGAATAATGACGAGTTGTTTTGTTTAACTGTGACATCTCTATTTAATGAACCCTAGTTGGTTGTCAAGTATGATACTTATGTTGCGTGATAAATAACAACAACTGTAGTCTATGTATTGAGAGCTGTTTCTGAGGATTTTTGAGGTTTAGAAGAAGGAGGTGCACCGCAGTAAGATAGACATAAGGCCTATAGGTTGTTGAGTCACATttttttgactttttaaaaGTAGATGGTCTACAAATAAATTATAGCCCATAGCAATAAATATAGGAAAATGCAcagcatttacatgtatgtcatcGTGAAAACCACAAGAACAAGGTGAGTTTGACACTTCATTGCTTAAAAAACTCACTTTACCCTTCAGCaaccaaaatttaaaacaagttttaacGACTTTGTTTTCTACTTTTTCTCTTCTAATGTAGCTTGTTGATGTTGTCtgtgatggaaacgtatgttgccattccctttttctttatatcatttggagttgtactctctttttcatttatgtaaccacgcccctaaaggaggctggcccgTGCTACCTTATTTACATAATcagctgtatttaaggcagagcctcggctcatttacgttgttcaatatatgccttgcatttggaaccatactcttctgttaccttgcgcaatagcagaaccacaccgagcacttactttactccaagactcagtctatggactgtgctgtgggagtaaagccacagaaacactgtcgaccccgtcgacctcaggtcgaccttgttgAACTAGTATAGCACCACTCTGGGAGCAGTTcctggtgtaaggtggttgatgttgaccggtggtgtaagtcgacctagtcgcctccgcgtgttggtcacgggcaacccttacacagcccctgtgaagagtgaatgcagaccggtagagtaagccgacctagtcgcctctacgtgttggttgcaggatccaacacactggtggcagcagtgggatttgaCCACGGACTTCTAAGACAAcccttgtaaccatgccaaacagccgacggaatgctaccagaggtctggctgaggcagagttacaccatgtcgaccagattggtcaactgacagaggctattactagagccttacaaatacccaagaaggaagctagcttcaagccaccgaagttcgatgggagtgaagatgtagagttgttcatctcccagttcgaagaggttgcggaagctaatgagtggagtgagaaggccactctcctccacctgcgtgagacattgaaggagggagccagaagCTGTAGTCGAGGGGACtcgcctgcctccatcttctcggccttacgcacaaagtacgggctctccccgagagaggctaagagtaggctccacctcaagagggaacccaagacgagcctccaagaacacgcaacagaaatggagcgtctggtgaagaTAGCGTACGCTGACCTTCCAGACTCCTACCAatccagtatggccatggatgcgttttccctgacccTGGGAaacacgcccctccaacgccatcttttgGCAATAAAAGcccagagcttggaggaagcagtgcaggcagggaatgagttcctgcaaattcagcccactcttcctcggcctggtgcccgacccataataatgacagtggaggaggaggagactacccctgctacagtcgcccccgtccactcggatcccccatcagccaccctgaatgacgtcctgatggctataaaaggATTAGCGGATGGACTAAGGGAAGGAAATCTGTTGAGACAACGGGGAGTGGAGAAAAGGGGACCAAAATGTTGGGGTTGCGGCAAGACAGGGCACACCCAACGCCGGTGTCCTCAAGTCTCCCAAGGACAACcacctcaagccacgaggtcgggaaacggttcccatccacagcagtagggggaagtactgactgtggatcaaatatacccctgcaaggccagtggcaacggccatggcggactaggcgacacaggctcccccctgctcgccaccggtccccttgcacaaccagtatcaacccttacctgagtgtgcaggtctcccaccctcagaagccaaggaagaaacgtacgtctggccaaagccgcctcggccttccaaaaaaggcccccagagaatgagcaaagccagacgaactc
The genomic region above belongs to Watersipora subatra chromosome 1, tzWatSuba1.1, whole genome shotgun sequence and contains:
- the LOC137404594 gene encoding uncharacterized protein, with amino-acid sequence MSNIVELTMKFKTVREGEQAVLYNYLGQGTLLKGPQRVFIFRDHLVMLERKTASQYEYLELKDTVGNVTHVPGPCEMFLNPLELAALEVKDAIRIASNHVIVVYRKNENEVIRRIVEGPTVFIPTANEWIHTFEWHGPDQAEADHMIRAARKITQLPMMPEHFSDKVNEVRTIDDTKMVIKLMVYYELADALKMLEETSDPIADMMNAMCADVIQFAGRLTFQEFVSQSNSLNKTDTFTQLLQICDKIGYKLNKIVYRGYTVTIKLQEMHNRNIENRTRMKLQHETQAMEQRIKDFTLSKQQDRVAQLNEVADMKEQHSQTRTKLISDHALQKASEEHAQLLRLKKLRLDSEMRLQAEKNEQEAEYMQRLTGLGVDLTQYLRTKQAEPCSELVVIQS